From the Jilunia laotingensis genome, the window CCGAACTTGCAATATTGTCAACGAAACTCCATCCGACTCCACGGACGGTTTTATTTTTTAGGGATTCCGACATACTTCATGTAAATATTACTCGAAGAACATATACAAGCTGCATGCATCATTCCACCTTATTGCATTCATTCTATTTCCCAACCTAAGCAAGAATTAGCCTCTAAAGAATTTAAATACTCCGAAACCTCTCTCTCCGGTTCGGTCAAGACTCTCCCATTCCAACTTTTTATTATCGCATGGGCCTCTTCAGCTAAATTTTCATCAAAAACTTCTCCATAGCAAGCAACTAAAAGCTGACACTTAAGCAAGGAGGCAGATAGTTCACCGAGAACCACCCAACAACGACCAAGGATAGATTGAATTTTTTGATTTTTATCACCATTATCGTAAATGGTAGCATGATAACCGGCTAAAAGATTATAACAAAGAAGAGCTTCTTCTTCCGAGTTACAACCACGTAAGGGATAAAGTGATTCACACTGACGATAAACTTCCGTATTGAGTTCACAGAAACGATTGGAATAGATGGGATTTCCATCAAAACCTAAATTAAGAAGCTCGTGGGTAACACCACACAAAACATCAATTTGTGATTGTATAGTCATTAGAATAATGAAAAATTAATAATGAATAATGAAAAACGAAATGACAAAAATCAATCCTCGATTTTTTCTATTAATGAAGGGTGTACATATGCTGTAGCGACAGCCATGACTCCTTGAATACATACTGCAATACGACGATCGCCTTTAACACGTAGAATAATTCCTTCTACACCTTCAAAAATGCCACCAGTGATATGGACACGGTCACCTTTCTGAAGAGCCGTAATTTCTGGGTCAAGATAGACGATCTGTTCCTCGTAACTACCAGAAACAGCAATAAAGCTACGCATCTGAACTTCAGGGATAATGAGTGGCTGATGGGTTTCACGATCAATAATATAGCGCACGACCAAAGAAAATCCTGGAGACTGCTTTATGCACTCGATGCGCTCTAAAGACGTATGAACGAAAACAAGATTGTGAACCACAGGTACTAACTTTCGAATTTTCCGGTCACCTTTTTTCACATATTCATAACGCATAGGAATGAAATTCTCTACACCATCTGAATCAAGAAACTCTTTTAAAAGAAGTTCACGACTATATGTAACACGCAGTGGATACCAATGTATGTCAGTAGATTTGTTCACTATTAAATATATTTTGGGGACACCGGAATCAAAGCGTTGTTTTCCGGTCAATTGTGTATAAAACGAATTTCCAGTGTTTTCATACACATGCCTTCAATTTGTATCCCTATCACAGGAGATAAGCAAATGAAGGAAATTATAAAGTGTGTACCGGATTAATTTGGGTAAAAATACTTTTAGCACACAACTCATTGTAAACGAAGTATTTGAATATAAAAAGTGTTTCAAAAAACGTTCGTTTAATAGTACACTTTATTTTGAAGATTTCTTTGGACTGTTTTTTACAAATAATTGTGCTATATCAAAAATATTATTTTGAATTTATATATTTGA encodes:
- a CDS encoding UpxZ family transcription anti-terminator antagonist produces the protein MTIQSQIDVLCGVTHELLNLGFDGNPIYSNRFCELNTEVYRQCESLYPLRGCNSEEEALLCYNLLAGYHATIYDNGDKNQKIQSILGRCWVVLGELSASLLKCQLLVACYGEVFDENLAEEAHAIIKSWNGRVLTEPEREVSEYLNSLEANSCLGWEIE
- a CDS encoding UpxY family transcription antiterminator, which gives rise to MNKSTDIHWYPLRVTYSRELLLKEFLDSDGVENFIPMRYEYVKKGDRKIRKLVPVVHNLVFVHTSLERIECIKQSPGFSLVVRYIIDRETHQPLIIPEVQMRSFIAVSGSYEEQIVYLDPEITALQKGDRVHITGGIFEGVEGIILRVKGDRRIAVCIQGVMAVATAYVHPSLIEKIED